AGTCAAGGCACTTCCTAGTGATTTGTCCCTGGATCAAGCTTATGATTTCATCATTGCAAAAATGGGATTTCCATATAAAGAACCAGCTGAAATGTATGATGCTTTCAATTCTGAATATCAATCACCTAGTGAAAGAGCAGAAGAGGAAAAACAAAAGAACATCGTTTTCTTGTTAGACTCAAGTGGAAGTATGGCTGGACAAGTGAATGGCGGCGTGAAAATGGAACTTGCGAAATCAGCCTTGAATCGAGTTACAGGAAATACGGATCCCAATACGAAGATAGCACTGCGTGTCTATGGCCATAAAGGAAGCAGTGAAGATAAGGATAAAAAGGTTTCCTGTGACAGCAGTGAATTGGTTTACCCATTAAATCCATACGAGGAAGGGAAATTCCAGGATGCGCTCAATGATTTCAAACCTTCTGGTTGGACGCCAATCGCTACTTCTCTTGAACTTGCTAAAGACGATTTTAACAAAGTCGGAGATGACGTTGAAAATATAGTCTATATTATCAGCGACGGAGTAGAGACTTGCGACGGGGACCCGGTTAAGGCGGCAAAGGAGATACATGAATCTGATTTGGACGTGACGGTTAATGTGATCGGATTCAATGTGGATACAAAAGGTCAAAAACAATTGAAAGAAACTGCTGCTGCAGGCGGGGGAGAGTATAAAGACGTCAATTCCAAAACAGACTTGAATAAAACCCTTGATGATATGATCGGTGACGTCAAGAAAAATATAGATGAAGATATCAGTGAAGCGAAAGCAGGAATTGATATCAATTCCTGGTATTCCACACAAAGCAGTGAACTTCGAAAAATACATGATAGGTTCATAGGTATCACACAAAGAGAATATGGTTTATTGAAACGATATATCAATCTACTATCCGATCATGAAAAGTTGAAAAAGGGAGCGTACACCGATTTGACTGACATGATCAAAGAACGAAAAGAAATTATGGAAAGTTACAGCCAGGAACGTAAAGATAAACGCTTACAAGAAGTAGAAGATTCCCGAGATAAAGCACGTGAAGAACTTGAAAAGAAAAAACAACAATAGCCGGTTCATTGAAGAATTCATATAGGGGCTGTCCCAAAAGAAAAGTGTCAGACACCTCCAACACATCATTTTGTATCAAAACCACGATTTTTCTCAAAATGATGTTAAGTTCGGAGAGACTCAGACACTTTTTGGACAGCCCCTGTCTTATGAAATATTGTGTTGGTGGAGAGGAGCCTGTTCATGAATAAATGGTTGACGCACAGCTTGATGGTGCTGCTGTTGGTCTTGTCGGCGTGCAGCCCACAGTCTTCTGCAGATAAAACAACAGAAGAACCAAAGGATGAATACACGGCATTAGCAGAAGAGAAAAACAACGATCAAGACCTTAAAAAGATTGAACTTGGCCGTTATGCGGAAGAAGTAGGCGCGACGTTGTCTTCACCGAAATATCAATCTTTCCATGTGAATTCTTCTTTTAGCATAAAAGGAAAGGTGAAAGACACAAGTAAGTTTACTTCAGATTACGTCATGATCAAAGTACAAAGTGAAAAAGAGAGCCCGGACGGGGAGAAAGAATTCGAATATTTTACTCCAATTAACGATGGAACCTTCGAGCAAAAGGTTCAGTTGTTTAATGGAAAAGGAAAATATGAAGTGAAAGTCAGTCTGCCAGATGATCGCACTGAAAATTACTTTAAAAGACTTGCTGAATTCGAAGTAACGAACGTGAATCCGAAAGTGAAGAGAGATGTTATGACCAGGATCCCTGCCCTGGAACATGACCTTAAGCTCGAAAACCTCCCAAGCGGTTTCTTTGAAGAAGATGAATTTTTTACATTGAACGGAACCGTGGAAGATGCGGAAATGATCATGGTCAAGGTGGATAAAGAAAATGAATCCTCCAAAGTCATGATTCCTGTCGCAAAAGACGGAACTTTTGCTAAAGAGATCCCGCTTTTCTATGGAAAAGGAGTTCATAAAGCAACGATCATGACTCCAGATGAAGAGCGAGAAAACTATTATAACGAAGCAGCCGTCATTCTCGTAGACAATCAATCTGAAAAAACGTATACACCGATCAAATATTCAAAGGTTTATCAAGAACTAGGGTATTCCCTGGAATACCCGAAAGTCGGTGGAGAGGAAACTGATCTTTCTTATCCGATAAAAGGGGAAATCAATCCGGATGCTCCATATGCTGATCAGACAGAGGTTGTATTCGTCAGTACCAAGAAAGGGGAAGACGAGGCGATGTACAGCATCCCGGTGGAAGATTACAAGTTTGATGGAGAGGTCTTTCTTCGATTCGGGCCGGGAGAATATGAGGTAAGTGTGTTTGCGCCAGATTTTGAACGTTCGAACGGCGATTACAGGAGTTTCACAGGTTTGGCGAACTTCATGCTGAAAGGAACAGCAGAAGACAAAAGGAACCTTCTTCCATCAAAAGGCATCCAATCTGACCACCCTGAAATCGAATCATTAGCAGGAGAACTAACTAATGGAAAAACTGAGGAAAGGGAAAAAGCGAAAGCGGTCTATGAATATGTAGCGAAGAATGTGACTTATGACGTCGACAAGCTGAACAATGAATCGTTCGAATTCGATGACAGTGCATTAAAAACATTGAATGAAAAAACGGGCGTCTGTGAAGATTACTCTTATCTTACGATTGCTTTGTTGCGGGCGAGCGGAATGGAAGCAAGGATGGTGACTGGTAGAGCGACCTTCTCTTTTGCAAGGCACGCATGGGTAGAAACGAAAGTCGATGGAAAATGGCTTCTGATGGATCCGACTTGGGGCTCCGGATACTTGAAAGACGACAAATTCGTAAAGGAATATACCGATAAATATTTTGATCAGGACCCAAAAGAATTTGATAAGGACCACAGCCGGGAGGACATACAGTACTAAAACCCTTTGGGAGGAGAAATGGAACTCCCCTCCCTTGTGAAAAGGAGCAATTTCATGACCGATAAACAATGGAGAATCCTGCAAATCATTTGTTATGCGGTAGGAATCGTTGGTGGTTTTTGTGCAGTATACTTTACTTCCGAACATGTTGGTAACGGTATCTATAGGATGGTGGTTAGACCTTGGTGGTTTAACTGGGTGATCGGTTTAGTCGTTTTATCTGTCTTTATGGTTACATTCGTTGAAGTACGAAGTCGTAATGGCGGTGTAATCAATGGAAAGGTCATTAGGCAGACTTTACTCTGGATTGGAGTCACTGTTGGAGGTTTGATGTTTATCTGGTATTTACGAGGGGATTTCTGAAAAAATAACCATGAAAAATAGCCTCCTATAGTTATAGGGACTATTTTTCTGGCTTGAAAGGTGTCAGCCATCCGGCAACGAATGATGAAAACGGTACGCCGACGATGATGGCTAAACAAATATGTACGATATCCGCCATGGAACTATATGGAACAAAGGCGTTGAAGACCAATTTAATCAGTTGCAAAAATCCGTAAAAGGACAGCAGGAAAAGAACTAAATAGAAAATTCGATACATGATTGCCTCCATTTCCTTATACAGCACTTTTTTACTATATAATCTAATTCACTAACAAGCTAAAAAATCCTTTTGAAAGTTTTTTTGTATTTATGGTTGACCGTCTATATGTTAGATGATATATTAGTTAAGTCGCTTCGGGACAGAGGCGAAAAAACACCCTTCTAAAAGGG
The Alkalihalobacillus sp. TS-13 genome window above contains:
- a CDS encoding transglutaminase domain-containing protein, whose translation is MNKWLTHSLMVLLLVLSACSPQSSADKTTEEPKDEYTALAEEKNNDQDLKKIELGRYAEEVGATLSSPKYQSFHVNSSFSIKGKVKDTSKFTSDYVMIKVQSEKESPDGEKEFEYFTPINDGTFEQKVQLFNGKGKYEVKVSLPDDRTENYFKRLAEFEVTNVNPKVKRDVMTRIPALEHDLKLENLPSGFFEEDEFFTLNGTVEDAEMIMVKVDKENESSKVMIPVAKDGTFAKEIPLFYGKGVHKATIMTPDEERENYYNEAAVILVDNQSEKTYTPIKYSKVYQELGYSLEYPKVGGEETDLSYPIKGEINPDAPYADQTEVVFVSTKKGEDEAMYSIPVEDYKFDGEVFLRFGPGEYEVSVFAPDFERSNGDYRSFTGLANFMLKGTAEDKRNLLPSKGIQSDHPEIESLAGELTNGKTEEREKAKAVYEYVAKNVTYDVDKLNNESFEFDDSALKTLNEKTGVCEDYSYLTIALLRASGMEARMVTGRATFSFARHAWVETKVDGKWLLMDPTWGSGYLKDDKFVKEYTDKYFDQDPKEFDKDHSREDIQY
- a CDS encoding VWA domain-containing protein, producing the protein MLRSLRIYVLLFILLFVIAACSNESNGEQTKEKENPEEKQEEKFDYPEAAKDAEGIIEQGPGELVQFIQEVEDLESIDEEEMDKKLNDEVKALPSDLSLDQAYDFIIAKMGFPYKEPAEMYDAFNSEYQSPSERAEEEKQKNIVFLLDSSGSMAGQVNGGVKMELAKSALNRVTGNTDPNTKIALRVYGHKGSSEDKDKKVSCDSSELVYPLNPYEEGKFQDALNDFKPSGWTPIATSLELAKDDFNKVGDDVENIVYIISDGVETCDGDPVKAAKEIHESDLDVTVNVIGFNVDTKGQKQLKETAAAGGGEYKDVNSKTDLNKTLDDMIGDVKKNIDEDISEAKAGIDINSWYSTQSSELRKIHDRFIGITQREYGLLKRYINLLSDHEKLKKGAYTDLTDMIKERKEIMESYSQERKDKRLQEVEDSRDKAREELEKKKQQ